The nucleotide sequence GGATAGCCTACTTTGTAGTTGCCTTCAAAACCTTCTTCAAATCGCTTAATTGTGGGTGCGCTTTCGGCTTCTACTAAAAGAAAATCTTTTGGGGTTTCTTTTTCTAAATCTTTTTTACAAGAAATTAGAAAAACAGAAAAAATAATTCCAATAATGGAAATATATTTTGCTTTCATAAAGGGTGGTTAAGTTAATGTAAAGTTAAACTAAAATAATAAGAAAGAAAAGTCTGTTTTATGAACAAACTATGAGTACCTTATTTTACTCCCTATTCTCAGTTTAGTTGAACTTTTAATTCTGTTTAATTTGCAAATTTTTTGTGGTGTGGTGCCATATCTTTTTGCGATTTTGTAAAGGGTGTCGCCCTTTCTTACAGTATGGTATTTAAGTGATTTTTGTTGTGCAAAAAACTGGAAACTGCTTTTGCTGATGGTGGCTTTTTCACTCACTAATTTATAATCTTCAAACGAAATTAGTGTACTTGGGTTAATCGGCATGCCCTTGTATCTTACTTCAAAATGTAGATGACTACCGTAAGATCTGCCGGTATTCCCTCCTAATCCAATAATCTGTCCTGGTTCTACTATTTGCCCTGCTTCAACACAAATTTTTGACAGATGCGCATAAATAGTTTCCAATCCATTTTTGTGGCGTATGATAACTACGTTGCCATAGGTTTTATTTAATTTTGCAATACGTACCATTCCTTCAAAGGCACTAACTACGGTATCTCCTGTTTCTAAATTAATATCAATACCATAATGTGGTCTTCCTCTGCGGCTTCCATAGCTAGAGGTTACAGGTCCTGGAAATGGATGTGCGTAGCCACAGTTGAACTCGTCTTGTAATAAAACCTCTACAGTATCGTTAAAGTTTACGGCAGAAAATTTATAAGGATGAATGGTTGTGGTGTCCCATTGCGAGTAAATATCGTACGCAGGGAATAGTAATAGCGAATCTTCGGTGGATAAAGTCATTTCTTCCGAGATAACTACATTGCTTGTGTCTGGCGCTTCCGAGGTCTTTTCCCCGGTAAAAAGAATTCCCGCAAATAATTGTGGCGCAATTATTTGAATGAGTAAAAGGGCAACTATTTTTAGTTTTTTAAACATCGATAGTTGCAAAGATTGAAAAATAAATTAAAAAACCAAATGTGTGAAAGGGAATAACGATATTAGTTTTAAGCTCAAGAGTGTTTAAAACTATTCGTCTTTGCCCTCATCAAAAGTAATATCTATACTTGGAACTACTGCCAATAAAGACATTACAACAACCAAACACGCCAATAAAATTAAACTTAATTGCATAGTTTTCTTTTTTTCAAAATTCCATTTTAAACATTAACTTACCATTAATGAAGAGTCATGTATATATTAAGATTTTGTTTTTTGGAGTTCTCCTAACAATTCTTTGTGCCTGTAAGAGAGAGGGTGCAACACCCGATTACAATGGATATCCATCGGAAGTAGGAGAGATTGTGATTACTAAATGTGCCACACCGGGTTGTCATACTTTTTCAAGCAAAGAAGCTGCTTCCGGGTTGTCGTTAGAGTCGTGGTACGATGCATTTGATGGAAATAGAAATGGAGCAGTTATAATTCCTTACAGACCAGATTATAGTACTTTTTGCTATTACATTAATACCTATTCTGATTTAGGGCTTACACTAACGCCCACCATGCCAGTGGGTGCTGATCCGCTCACAAAAGAGGAAGTTGTTTTATTGAGAGATTGGATTTTGCAGGGCGCTCCGGATATTGACGGAAATGTAAAATTTGCAGATAATGCATCTCGAAAAAAGATATATGTTGTGAATCAAGGATGCGATGTGGTAACTGTTTTTGATGCCGAAACCTCTTTGCCAATGCGGTATGTAGATGTGGGTATAAGTGCGGCTGTTGAATCACCACACATGGTAAGGGTTTCCCCGGATGGACAATATTGGTATGTTGTTTTTTTGGCGTCAAGTGTTATTCAAAAATTTAGAGCATCTGATGATTCGCATGTAGCTGATATTTCAATTGGTAGTGGCTATTGGAATACACTAACTATTTCTAGTGATTCGAAATATGCTTTTTGTGTGGACTGGAGTGCCAATGGCAAAATTGCATATGTTGATTTACAAACAAATTCGTTGCTAAACACATGGACGGGCTTGTTCAGCTATCCGCATGGTTCTGCTATAAACAAAACAAACGACACACTTTTTGTAACAGCGCAAACCGGAAATTTTATTTATCGCATTCCCGTAAATGACCCTATATCTGCGGAAATGGTTAGTTTAAATCCATTTGCAGCGGCAAGTACAAATCCTGCAATTAGTTACGATCCGCATGAAATTATTTTTACTCCCGATGGAACAAAATGTTTTATTACGTGTCAAAAATCGAATGAGGTACGTGTGCTAAAAACCGCAACTAATCAAGTGCTAACGAGCATCAATACCGGTATTTATCCGCAAGAAATGGCTATTAGTACTTCAACAGATTATTTATTTGTTACTTGTACAGAAGATACAGCTGTTGCGGGAAAGCGTGGTTCCGTTACAATTATTAATTACAAAACAAATGCGTTTGTAAAGAAAATTTATCTCGGGTTTCAACCGCATGGAATAGTAGTAGATGACGCAAATAATTTGGTGTATGTGGCCAATAGAAATGCGAATAGCAAGGGCCCCGCTCCCCATCATTCTAATACTTGCGGAGGTAGAAACGGGTTTATTACTTTTATAGACTTAAATACATTGGAGGAGATTGTAGGAAAAAAAATAGAGGTGTCTGTAGATCCTTATTCTGCTGCAATTAGGAATTAGTAAAATTATTTTTTCGAGGTACTGGTTTTTTTTATAGATGAATTAAACACAACCTCCTTTTTGGAATAATCTACAACTGCGTTTAGTTTTTTTAATAAATCACTTCCCAAAACACCATCTACATGTGGTATGTTAAGCTGTTTGTATGTAGCGTTAACATTGCTTAAGTCGAGTGCGCCCAATTTTTGCTTTTTTAAGGAGATGCTTCCAAAGCTAACCGAATCAACCGATACAATAAATGAGTCCATTTTTTTGCCACTTATTCCTGTAGCTTGATCGGTGTGTTTATTTAATTTATTTTGTGTGAATTTTTGTATGCTTCCTTTGTCAAGTATAGTGGCAGAGGCTCCTGTATCTATAATAAGTCGAGCTTGTTTGC is from Bacteroidota bacterium and encodes:
- a CDS encoding clan AA aspartic protease, coding for MISKIPFKLIKIKNGGYHLHQFIKINGKQARLIIDTGASATILDKGSIQKFTQNKLNKHTDQATGISGKKMDSFIVSVDSVSFGSISLKKQKLGALDLSNVNATYKQLNIPHVDGVLGSDLLKKLNAVVDYSKKEVVFNSSIKKTSTSKK
- a CDS encoding beta-propeller fold lactonase family protein codes for the protein MKSHVYIKILFFGVLLTILCACKREGATPDYNGYPSEVGEIVITKCATPGCHTFSSKEAASGLSLESWYDAFDGNRNGAVIIPYRPDYSTFCYYINTYSDLGLTLTPTMPVGADPLTKEEVVLLRDWILQGAPDIDGNVKFADNASRKKIYVVNQGCDVVTVFDAETSLPMRYVDVGISAAVESPHMVRVSPDGQYWYVVFLASSVIQKFRASDDSHVADISIGSGYWNTLTISSDSKYAFCVDWSANGKIAYVDLQTNSLLNTWTGLFSYPHGSAINKTNDTLFVTAQTGNFIYRIPVNDPISAEMVSLNPFAAASTNPAISYDPHEIIFTPDGTKCFITCQKSNEVRVLKTATNQVLTSINTGIYPQEMAISTSTDYLFVTCTEDTAVAGKRGSVTIINYKTNAFVKKIYLGFQPHGIVVDDANNLVYVANRNANSKGPAPHHSNTCGGRNGFITFIDLNTLEEIVGKKIEVSVDPYSAAIRN
- a CDS encoding peptidoglycan DD-metalloendopeptidase family protein, coding for MFKKLKIVALLLIQIIAPQLFAGILFTGEKTSEAPDTSNVVISEEMTLSTEDSLLLFPAYDIYSQWDTTTIHPYKFSAVNFNDTVEVLLQDEFNCGYAHPFPGPVTSSYGSRRGRPHYGIDINLETGDTVVSAFEGMVRIAKLNKTYGNVVIIRHKNGLETIYAHLSKICVEAGQIVEPGQIIGLGGNTGRSYGSHLHFEVRYKGMPINPSTLISFEDYKLVSEKATISKSSFQFFAQQKSLKYHTVRKGDTLYKIAKRYGTTPQKICKLNRIKSSTKLRIGSKIRYS